The following proteins come from a genomic window of Streptomyces sp. NBC_00539:
- the mltG gene encoding endolytic transglycosylase MltG — MTEYGRGRAPEPWHPEDPLYGDQGYDGHPAQQGQLPYAGDQQQYAQAPQHQDPQFQAPQFQDGQFQDGRQYQQHPEQLQQQYQQYPQEGFLPHQQYQQSDQPQPAYGGQPWDTGQGQYAGAPAPADPYTGAGADPYAGAEPYAQQTGAGFPGEAPDLYATPEAYPPPVPPSRRHLEPEPGSQDTDLLTEDPEEDPEPADDDEGRGGGGRRGGRSKKAKTKPRRRGVSCLVAAVVVAAVLGGGGYYGYTYLKARYGPGEDYAGPGLEETVDVEIPKNATLAQMGSILEKAGVVASAKAFITAADTPKGKGIQPGTYPLKKKMSAAAAVALMTDPSKLNVIIVPEGKRNVDVYAMIDNKLGKPQGTTQDIAKREAKNLGLPAWAASNPKVMDPLEGFLYPTRYDLAKDMAPEVLLKQMVKNASDKYASLGLEAKAKDLGLENPLQVVTVASLVNAEGMNHDDFRKMSDVIYNRLKKTNDVTNQKLEFDSTINYLKGTSNINVSRAETKTLDHPYNTYFYKGLPPGPIGNPGSDALNASLNPDRGGWMFFVSVDGQKTTFTKTFAEHEKLVAEFNERQKQKNGG; from the coding sequence ATGACTGAGTATGGCCGGGGCCGCGCCCCCGAACCGTGGCACCCCGAGGACCCCTTGTACGGGGACCAGGGGTACGACGGGCATCCGGCCCAGCAGGGTCAGCTGCCTTACGCCGGTGACCAGCAGCAGTACGCGCAGGCGCCGCAGCACCAGGACCCCCAGTTCCAGGCCCCTCAGTTCCAGGACGGCCAGTTCCAGGACGGCCGGCAGTACCAGCAGCACCCGGAGCAGCTCCAGCAGCAGTACCAGCAGTACCCGCAGGAGGGTTTCCTCCCGCACCAGCAGTACCAGCAGAGCGACCAGCCGCAGCCGGCGTACGGGGGCCAGCCCTGGGACACCGGCCAGGGCCAGTACGCGGGCGCGCCCGCGCCGGCGGATCCGTACACGGGTGCGGGTGCCGACCCGTACGCGGGCGCCGAGCCGTACGCCCAGCAGACCGGCGCCGGTTTCCCCGGCGAGGCCCCCGACCTGTACGCGACCCCGGAGGCCTACCCGCCGCCGGTGCCCCCGAGCCGGCGCCACCTGGAACCGGAGCCGGGGAGCCAGGACACCGACCTCCTCACCGAGGACCCCGAGGAGGACCCCGAGCCCGCCGACGACGACGAGGGCCGCGGCGGCGGTGGCCGCCGCGGGGGCCGTTCGAAGAAGGCGAAGACGAAACCCAGACGCCGCGGCGTGTCCTGCCTGGTCGCGGCCGTGGTCGTCGCGGCCGTCCTCGGCGGTGGCGGCTACTACGGCTACACCTACCTCAAGGCCCGCTACGGCCCCGGCGAGGACTACGCCGGCCCCGGCCTCGAAGAGACCGTGGACGTCGAGATCCCCAAGAACGCCACCCTCGCCCAGATGGGCAGCATCCTGGAGAAGGCGGGCGTCGTCGCGAGCGCCAAGGCGTTCATCACCGCCGCGGACACCCCCAAGGGCAAGGGCATCCAGCCCGGCACCTACCCGCTGAAGAAGAAGATGTCCGCCGCCGCCGCCGTCGCGCTGATGACGGACCCCTCGAAGCTGAACGTCATCATCGTTCCCGAGGGCAAACGCAACGTCGACGTCTACGCCATGATCGACAACAAGCTCGGCAAGCCGCAGGGCACCACCCAGGACATCGCGAAGCGCGAGGCCAAGAACCTCGGCCTGCCGGCCTGGGCCGCCTCCAACCCGAAGGTCATGGACCCGCTCGAAGGGTTCCTGTACCCGACGCGCTACGACCTGGCCAAGGACATGGCCCCCGAGGTGCTGCTCAAGCAGATGGTCAAGAACGCGAGCGACAAGTACGCGTCGCTCGGCCTCGAAGCCAAGGCCAAGGACCTCGGACTGGAGAACCCGCTCCAGGTCGTCACGGTCGCCAGCCTCGTCAACGCGGAGGGCATGAACCACGACGACTTCCGCAAGATGTCCGACGTCATCTACAACCGACTCAAGAAGACGAACGACGTCACCAACCAGAAGCTCGAATTCGACTCCACGATCAACTACCTCAAGGGCACGAGCAACATCAACGTCTCGCGCGCCGAGACCAAGACGCTCGACCACCCGTACAACACCTACTTCTACAAGGGCCTGCCGCCGGGTCCCATCGGCAACCCCGGCTCCGACGCCCTGAACGCCTCGCTCAACCCCGACAGGGGCGGCTGGATGTTCTTCGTGTCGGTCGACGGCCAGAAGACGACCTTCACCAAGACGTTCGCGGAGCACGAGAAACTGGTGGCGGAGTTCAACGAGCGGCAGAAGCAGAAGAACGGCGGATAG
- the pyrR gene encoding bifunctional pyr operon transcriptional regulator/uracil phosphoribosyltransferase PyrR — protein MDTQQSSDVMRPVLDAQDIARVLTRIAHEIVERAKGADDVVLLGIPTRGVFLARRLAAKLEEITGTKIPVGSLDITMYRDDLRMKPARAIGRTEIPGDDIEGRLVILVDDVLFSGRTIRAALDALGDLGRPRAVQLAVLVDRGHRELPIRADYVGKNLPTSLRETVKVQLQEEDGRDAVLLGQRTDRAAGQQ, from the coding sequence ATGGACACCCAGCAGAGCTCCGATGTCATGCGTCCCGTGCTGGACGCCCAGGACATCGCGCGGGTCCTGACCCGCATCGCCCACGAGATCGTCGAACGCGCCAAGGGCGCCGATGACGTGGTGCTCCTCGGCATCCCCACCCGCGGCGTCTTCCTCGCCCGCCGGCTGGCCGCCAAACTCGAAGAGATCACCGGTACGAAGATCCCGGTCGGCTCCCTCGACATCACCATGTACCGCGACGACCTGCGGATGAAGCCGGCCCGCGCGATCGGCCGCACCGAGATCCCCGGCGACGACATCGAAGGCCGCCTGGTCATCCTCGTCGACGACGTGCTCTTCTCCGGCAGAACCATCCGCGCCGCCCTGGACGCCCTCGGCGACCTCGGCCGCCCCCGCGCCGTCCAGCTCGCGGTCCTCGTCGACCGCGGCCACCGCGAACTGCCGATCCGCGCCGACTACGTCGGCAAGAACCTCCCCACGTCGCTGCGGGAGACCGTCAAGGTCCAGCTCCAGGAGGAGGACGGCCGCGACGCCGTACTGCTCGGCCAGCGGACCGACCGGGCAGCCGGGCAGCAGTAG
- the ruvX gene encoding Holliday junction resolvase RuvX: MTLRRGRRLAIDVGDARIGVASCDPDGVLATPVETVPGRDVPFAHRRLRQLVQEYEPLEVVVGLPRSLSGREGPAAAKVRAFAGELAKGIKPVTVRLVDERMTTVTAAQGLRASGRNAKKGRAVIDQAAAVVILQNALETERVSGNPPGECVEVVV, from the coding sequence ATGACGCTGCGCCGCGGCCGCCGACTGGCCATCGACGTCGGGGACGCCCGGATCGGGGTCGCTTCCTGCGACCCCGACGGGGTGCTGGCCACACCGGTGGAAACCGTGCCGGGCCGGGACGTCCCGTTCGCCCACCGGCGGCTGCGGCAGCTCGTGCAGGAGTACGAGCCGCTCGAAGTCGTGGTCGGCCTCCCCCGCTCGCTCAGCGGGCGGGAGGGGCCGGCCGCGGCCAAGGTGCGCGCCTTCGCGGGCGAACTCGCCAAGGGCATCAAGCCGGTGACGGTCCGTCTGGTGGACGAGCGCATGACCACGGTCACCGCCGCACAGGGGCTGCGGGCCTCGGGCAGGAACGCCAAGAAGGGGCGGGCGGTCATCGACCAGGCCGCCGCCGTGGTGATCCTCCAGAACGCTCTTGAGACCGAACGGGTATCAGGTAATCCGCCCGGTGAGTGCGTCGAAGTGGTTGTCTGA
- the efp gene encoding elongation factor P has product MASTNDLKNGMVLKLDGGQLWSVVEFQHVKPGKGPAFVRTKLKHVLSGKVVDKTFNAGTKVETATIDRRDMQFSYMDGEYFVFMDMETYDQLMVDRKVVGDAANFLIEGFTASVARHEGEVLYVELPAAVELVIEHTDPGVQGDRSTGGTKPARLETGHEIQVPLFVTTGEKIKVDTRTSDYLGRVNS; this is encoded by the coding sequence GTGGCTTCCACGAACGACCTCAAGAACGGCATGGTGCTGAAGCTCGACGGGGGCCAGCTCTGGTCCGTCGTCGAGTTCCAGCACGTCAAGCCCGGCAAGGGCCCGGCCTTCGTGCGCACCAAGCTCAAGCACGTGCTCTCCGGCAAGGTCGTCGACAAGACGTTCAACGCCGGCACCAAGGTCGAGACGGCCACCATCGACCGCCGTGACATGCAGTTCTCGTACATGGACGGCGAATACTTCGTCTTCATGGACATGGAGACCTACGACCAGCTGATGGTCGACCGCAAGGTCGTCGGCGACGCCGCCAACTTCCTCATCGAGGGCTTCACCGCCTCCGTGGCCCGTCACGAGGGCGAGGTGCTCTACGTCGAGCTCCCGGCCGCGGTCGAACTGGTCATCGAGCACACCGACCCGGGCGTCCAGGGCGACCGCTCCACCGGTGGCACCAAGCCGGCGCGCCTGGAGACGGGCCACGAGATCCAGGTCCCGCTCTTCGTCACCACCGGCGAGAAGATCAAGGTCGACACCCGCACCAGCGACTACCTCGGCCGGGTGAACAGCTAA
- a CDS encoding AAA family ATPase: protein MQQGVGSGGWGQPGQHPQAPPQPPMAPAQGWPPSGQPTPPGQPTPHDRSPAQDSGGYVPLPPAQSPSPEPTGHIPLPPAVAPGTGAATLAVLLIGPAGAGKTTVARHWAATRPVPTAHVSLDDVREWVCSGFADPQAGWNDHSEAQYRLARRTCGFAARNFLANGISCILDDAVFPDRPVVGLGGWKRHVGPALLPVVLLPGLEVVLERNAARSGNRRLSDEEVARIHGRMAGWYGSGLPIIDNSQLDVEGTARALDETLARVIGSPAY from the coding sequence ATGCAGCAAGGAGTGGGGAGCGGCGGCTGGGGGCAGCCGGGGCAGCATCCGCAGGCGCCCCCGCAGCCGCCCATGGCCCCGGCGCAGGGCTGGCCCCCTTCCGGGCAGCCGACGCCGCCCGGGCAGCCGACGCCGCACGACCGGTCCCCGGCGCAGGACAGCGGCGGATACGTTCCGCTGCCGCCCGCCCAGTCGCCGTCGCCCGAGCCCACCGGGCACATCCCGCTGCCGCCAGCGGTCGCCCCCGGCACCGGCGCGGCCACCCTCGCGGTGCTGCTGATCGGCCCGGCGGGCGCGGGCAAGACGACCGTGGCACGGCACTGGGCCGCCACCCGGCCGGTGCCGACCGCGCACGTCAGCCTGGACGACGTCCGCGAATGGGTCTGCTCGGGCTTCGCGGACCCCCAGGCGGGCTGGAACGACCACTCCGAGGCCCAGTACCGCCTGGCCCGCCGCACCTGCGGTTTCGCCGCCCGCAACTTCCTGGCGAACGGCATCTCCTGCATCCTGGACGACGCCGTCTTCCCCGACCGGCCCGTGGTGGGCCTGGGCGGCTGGAAACGGCACGTGGGCCCGGCCCTGCTGCCGGTCGTGCTGCTGCCCGGCCTGGAGGTCGTCCTGGAGCGCAACGCGGCCCGTTCCGGCAACCGCAGGCTCTCCGACGAGGAGGTCGCCCGGATCCACGGGCGGATGGCCGGCTGGTACGGGTCCGGCCTGCCGATCATCGACAACTCCCAGCTCGACGTCGAGGGCACGGCCCGCGCGCTGGACGAGACCCTGGCCCGCGTCATCGGCTCGCCCGCCTACTGA
- the aroC gene encoding chorismate synthase, whose translation MSRLRWLTAGESHGPALVATLEGLPAGVPVTTELVADHLARRRLGYGRGARMKFEQDEITFLGGVRHGLSLGSPIAVMVGNTEWPKWETVMSADPVDPSLLKDTGRNAALTRPRPGHADLAGMQKYGFDEARPILERASARETAARVALGAIARSFIKETAGIEIVSHVVELASAKAPYGVYPTPADVEKLDADPVRCLDADASKAMVAEIDQAHKDGDTLGGVVEVLAYGVPVGLGSHVHWDRRLDARLAAALMGIQAIKGVEVGDGFELARVPGSQAHDEIVSTPEGLRRTTGRSGGTEGGLTTGELLRVRAAMKPIATVPRALATVDVATGEATVAHHQRSDVCAVPAAGIVAEAMVALVLADAVVEKFGGDSVPETRRNVRAYLDNLQIR comes from the coding sequence TTGAGCAGGTTGCGTTGGCTGACCGCAGGAGAGTCGCACGGACCGGCCCTGGTGGCGACGCTGGAGGGCCTCCCCGCCGGTGTCCCGGTCACCACCGAGCTGGTGGCGGACCACCTGGCCAGGCGCCGGCTCGGCTATGGCCGCGGTGCCCGGATGAAGTTCGAGCAGGACGAGATCACCTTCCTGGGCGGCGTCCGGCACGGGCTCTCCCTCGGATCCCCCATCGCGGTCATGGTGGGCAACACCGAGTGGCCCAAGTGGGAGACGGTCATGTCGGCCGACCCCGTGGACCCCTCCCTGCTCAAGGACACCGGCCGTAACGCGGCGCTGACCCGCCCCCGCCCCGGCCACGCCGACCTCGCCGGCATGCAGAAGTACGGCTTCGACGAGGCCCGCCCGATCCTGGAGCGCGCCAGCGCCCGGGAGACCGCCGCCCGTGTGGCCCTCGGCGCGATCGCCCGGTCCTTCATCAAGGAGACCGCCGGCATCGAGATCGTCTCCCACGTGGTCGAACTCGCCTCCGCCAAGGCCCCGTACGGCGTCTACCCGACCCCCGCCGACGTCGAGAAGCTCGACGCCGACCCGGTACGCTGCCTCGACGCCGACGCGTCGAAGGCGATGGTGGCCGAGATCGACCAGGCCCACAAGGACGGCGACACCCTCGGCGGCGTCGTGGAGGTGCTCGCGTACGGGGTCCCCGTCGGCCTCGGCTCGCACGTGCACTGGGACCGCCGCCTCGACGCGCGCCTCGCGGCCGCGCTCATGGGCATCCAGGCCATCAAGGGCGTCGAGGTCGGCGACGGCTTCGAGCTGGCCCGCGTGCCCGGCTCGCAGGCCCACGACGAGATCGTCTCCACCCCCGAGGGCCTCAGGCGCACCACCGGCCGCTCGGGCGGTACCGAGGGGGGCCTGACCACCGGCGAGCTGCTGCGCGTACGCGCCGCGATGAAGCCCATCGCGACCGTGCCGCGCGCCCTGGCCACCGTCGACGTCGCCACCGGCGAGGCGACCGTCGCCCACCACCAGCGCTCCGACGTCTGTGCCGTCCCGGCCGCGGGCATCGTCGCCGAGGCCATGGTCGCCCTCGTCCTCGCGGACGCCGTCGTGGAGAAGTTCGGCGGCGACTCCGTCCCCGAGACCCGCCGCAACGTCCGCGCGTACCTCGACAACCTGCAGATCCGGTGA
- the aroQ gene encoding type II 3-dehydroquinate dehydratase, whose amino-acid sequence MSRPVLVLNGPNLGRLGSREPDVYGATSYAGLVESCRALGAELGFDVEVRETNDEGEMIRWLHEAADGKIPVVINPGAFTHYSYGMRDAAAQRTAPLIEVHISNPYAREEFRHTSVIASVATGTVAGFGIGSYRLALRALADEVTP is encoded by the coding sequence GTGAGCCGGCCCGTGCTGGTCCTCAACGGCCCGAACCTGGGCCGGCTCGGGTCGCGCGAGCCCGACGTGTACGGGGCCACCTCGTACGCCGGGCTGGTGGAGAGCTGCCGGGCGCTGGGAGCCGAACTCGGCTTCGACGTGGAGGTCCGCGAGACCAACGACGAGGGCGAGATGATCCGCTGGCTGCACGAGGCCGCGGACGGCAAGATCCCCGTGGTCATCAACCCGGGGGCCTTCACGCACTATTCGTACGGGATGCGCGACGCGGCGGCCCAGCGCACCGCGCCGCTCATCGAGGTGCACATCTCCAACCCGTACGCCCGCGAGGAGTTCCGGCACACGTCGGTCATCGCCTCCGTCGCCACGGGTACGGTGGCGGGCTTCGGCATCGGCTCCTACCGGCTGGCACTGCGCGCCCTGGCGGACGAAGTCACGCCCTGA
- a CDS encoding aminopeptidase P family protein codes for MSDVYAARRALLRDRCAAAGNAAALITRPANVRYLTGAAPPGAVLLVGPAEEVLFCGGAPTGENDEGRLDERLRVTVLDAPGGDPAVAAADLAASVRAESLAVEEHHITVGRHRALHSVAPKLRLADLGLAVEQQRLVKDEEEIACLRIAAEIADQALGELLESILVGRTERHLALELERRLVDHGADGPAFPTSVGTGPHSGRSRHRPSDRRVEEGDFLSVCLGANYRGYRCEIGRTFVIGTTPASWQIELYDLVFAAQRAGREALLPGAACRDVDHAARSVLDSAGYGEALAASTGHGVGLEIDEDPQLAPTAMGKLDACVPVTVEPGVHLPGRGGVRIDDTLVVRPEADGGPELLTITTKELLAL; via the coding sequence ATGTCAGACGTGTACGCGGCCCGTCGGGCCCTGCTTCGCGACCGCTGCGCCGCCGCGGGCAACGCCGCCGCGCTGATCACGCGTCCGGCGAACGTCCGCTACCTCACGGGAGCCGCCCCGCCGGGCGCCGTCCTGCTGGTCGGTCCGGCGGAGGAGGTGCTGTTCTGCGGGGGCGCGCCGACCGGCGAGAACGACGAGGGCCGCCTGGACGAACGGCTGCGGGTCACCGTGCTGGACGCCCCGGGCGGGGATCCCGCCGTGGCGGCCGCCGATCTGGCCGCCTCGGTACGGGCCGAGTCCCTCGCGGTCGAGGAGCACCACATCACCGTCGGCCGTCACCGCGCCCTGCACTCCGTCGCGCCGAAGCTGCGCCTGGCGGACCTCGGGCTCGCCGTGGAACAGCAGCGCCTGGTCAAGGACGAGGAGGAGATCGCCTGCCTGCGCATCGCCGCCGAGATCGCCGACCAGGCCCTCGGCGAGCTGCTGGAGTCGATCCTCGTCGGCCGCACCGAACGCCACCTCGCGCTGGAGCTGGAGCGCCGCCTGGTCGACCACGGGGCGGACGGCCCCGCCTTCCCCACCTCCGTCGGTACCGGCCCCCACTCCGGCCGCTCCCGGCACCGGCCCTCCGACCGCCGGGTCGAGGAGGGCGACTTCCTCTCCGTGTGCCTCGGAGCGAACTACCGCGGCTACCGCTGCGAGATCGGCCGTACGTTCGTGATCGGCACCACCCCGGCCTCGTGGCAGATCGAGCTGTACGACCTCGTGTTCGCCGCCCAGCGGGCCGGCCGGGAGGCCCTCCTGCCGGGCGCCGCCTGCCGCGACGTCGACCACGCGGCGCGCTCCGTACTCGACTCGGCGGGGTACGGCGAGGCACTGGCCGCGTCCACCGGACACGGCGTCGGCCTCGAAATCGACGAGGACCCGCAGCTTGCACCTACGGCCATGGGTAAACTGGACGCTTGCGTGCCGGTCACCGTCGAACCGGGGGTTCACCTCCCGGGCCGGGGAGGTGTCCGGATCGATGACACGCTCGTCGTACGCCCCGAGGCGGACGGCGGTCCAGAGCTACTCACCATTACGACCAAGGAGCTGCTCGCGCTCTAG
- the bldD gene encoding transcriptional regulator BldD — protein sequence MSSEYAKQLGAKLRAIRTQQGLSLHGVEEKSQGRWKAVVVGSYERGDRAVTVQRLAELADFYGVPVQELLPGTTPGGAAEPPPKLRLDLERLAGVPAEKAGPLQRYAATIQSQRGDYNGKVLSIRQDDLRTLAVIYDQSPSVLTEQLISWGVLDADARRAVAHEDV from the coding sequence ATGTCCAGCGAATACGCCAAACAGCTCGGGGCCAAGCTCCGCGCCATCCGCACCCAGCAGGGCCTTTCCCTCCACGGTGTGGAGGAGAAGTCCCAGGGCCGGTGGAAGGCCGTGGTGGTCGGTTCCTACGAGCGCGGGGACCGCGCCGTGACCGTCCAGCGCCTCGCCGAGCTGGCGGACTTCTACGGGGTTCCGGTCCAGGAACTCCTGCCGGGCACCACCCCGGGCGGAGCGGCCGAGCCGCCGCCGAAGCTGCGCCTGGACCTGGAGCGGCTGGCGGGCGTGCCCGCCGAGAAGGCCGGCCCGCTCCAGCGTTACGCCGCCACCATCCAGAGCCAGCGCGGCGACTACAACGGCAAGGTGCTCTCGATCCGCCAGGACGACCTGCGCACCCTCGCGGTCATCTACGACCAGTCCCCCTCGGTCCTGACCGAGCAGCTCATCAGCTGGGGCGTGCTGGACGCGGACGCCCGGCGCGCCGTGGCCCACGAGGACGTCTAG
- the aroB gene encoding 3-dehydroquinate synthase, with translation MTDQVTRIQVGASAGHEAYDVLVGRQLLGELGSLIGTRAQRVAVIHPEALASTGEALRDDLAAQGYEAVAIQVPNAEEAKTVEVAAYCWKALGQSGFTRTDVIVGVGGGATTDLAGFVAASWLRGVRWVAVPTTVLAMVDAAVGGKTGINTAEGKNLVGAFHPPAGVLCDLAALDSLPVHDYVSGLAEIIKAGFISDPVILDLIEADPEAARTPAGPHTAELIVRSIRVKADVVSSDLKESGLREILNYGHTLAHAIEKNERYKWRHGAAVSVGMVFAAELGRLAGRLDDATADRHKAVLASVGLPLTYRGDQWPKLLETMKLDKKSRGDLLRFIVLDGLAKPTVLEGPDPAVLFAAFGEVAA, from the coding sequence ATGACAGACCAGGTGACGCGCATCCAGGTCGGCGCGAGCGCGGGACACGAGGCGTACGACGTGCTGGTCGGCCGGCAGCTGCTCGGCGAGCTGGGCAGCCTGATCGGTACGCGGGCCCAGCGCGTGGCCGTGATCCACCCCGAGGCGCTGGCCTCGACGGGCGAGGCGCTGCGGGACGACCTGGCGGCGCAGGGCTACGAGGCCGTCGCCATCCAGGTGCCGAACGCCGAGGAGGCCAAGACCGTCGAGGTCGCGGCGTACTGCTGGAAGGCTCTCGGACAGTCCGGGTTCACCCGCACCGACGTGATCGTGGGCGTGGGCGGCGGAGCCACCACCGACCTCGCGGGCTTCGTCGCGGCGAGCTGGCTGCGCGGCGTGCGCTGGGTCGCGGTCCCGACCACCGTGCTGGCCATGGTGGACGCGGCCGTCGGCGGCAAGACCGGCATCAACACCGCCGAGGGCAAGAACCTCGTGGGCGCCTTCCACCCGCCCGCCGGCGTGCTGTGCGACCTCGCGGCCCTGGACTCGCTGCCGGTCCACGACTACGTCAGCGGCCTGGCGGAGATCATCAAGGCCGGGTTCATCTCGGACCCGGTCATCCTCGACCTGATCGAGGCGGACCCCGAAGCGGCCCGCACCCCCGCAGGCCCGCACACCGCCGAGCTCATCGTGCGGTCGATCCGGGTCAAGGCGGACGTGGTCTCCAGCGACCTCAAGGAATCGGGGCTGCGGGAGATCCTCAACTACGGCCACACGCTCGCGCACGCCATCGAGAAGAACGAGCGCTACAAGTGGCGCCACGGCGCGGCCGTCTCCGTCGGCATGGTCTTCGCCGCGGAACTCGGCCGGCTCGCGGGCCGGCTCGACGACGCGACCGCCGACCGCCACAAGGCGGTGCTCGCCTCCGTCGGGCTGCCGCTGACCTACCGGGGCGACCAGTGGCCCAAGCTGCTGGAGACCATGAAGCTCGACAAGAAGTCCCGGGGTGACCTGCTGCGCTTCATCGTGCTCGACGGGCTGGCCAAGCCCACCGTCCTGGAGGGACCGGACCCGGCGGTGCTGTTCGCCGCCTTCGGCGAGGTCGCCGCGTGA
- a CDS encoding shikimate kinase yields MTGGPLIVLVGPMGSGKSTVGGLLAERLGVPYRDTDADIVAAEGREIADLFVDEGEPYFRELERRAVAAAVAEHTGVLALGGGAVLDAGTRELLAGLPVAYLSMDVEEAVRRVGLGAARPLLAVNPRRQWRELMDARRHLYTEVARVVVATDDRTPEEVAQAVLDALELKDV; encoded by the coding sequence GTGACCGGCGGGCCCCTGATCGTCCTCGTCGGACCCATGGGATCCGGCAAGTCCACGGTGGGCGGACTCCTCGCCGAGCGGCTCGGCGTCCCCTACCGGGACACGGACGCCGACATCGTCGCCGCCGAAGGCCGCGAGATCGCGGACCTCTTCGTCGACGAGGGCGAGCCGTACTTCCGCGAGCTGGAGCGCCGGGCCGTCGCGGCCGCCGTCGCCGAGCACACCGGAGTCCTCGCCCTCGGCGGCGGCGCCGTCCTCGACGCGGGCACCCGCGAGCTGCTCGCCGGCCTGCCCGTCGCCTACCTGTCGATGGACGTCGAGGAAGCGGTACGGCGCGTCGGCCTCGGCGCCGCGCGCCCGCTGCTCGCCGTCAACCCGCGCCGCCAGTGGCGCGAGCTGATGGACGCCCGCCGCCACCTGTACACCGAAGTCGCGCGCGTCGTGGTGGCCACCGACGACCGCACCCCCGAAGAGGTCGCCCAGGCGGTCCTCGACGCTCTGGAGTTGAAGGACGTATGA
- a CDS encoding shikimate dehydrogenase — protein MSRIRAAVLGSPIEHSLSPVLHRAAYRELGLADWTYDRFEIDEAALAGFLAGLGPEWAGLSLTMPLKRAVIPLLDAVNDTAASVEAVNTVVFTEDGRRLGDNTDIPGIVAALHEQGVDKVPAAAILGAGATASSALAALARICTGEVTAYVRSRARADEMRQWGERLGVEVRTADWSRAAEALAAPLVIATTPAGATDELAPAVPAAPGTLFDVLYDPWPTALAAVWSARGGALVGGLDLLVHQAVLQVEQMTGRAPGPLAAMRAAGERALAAR, from the coding sequence ATGTCACGCATACGGGCCGCGGTGCTGGGGTCGCCCATCGAGCACTCCCTCTCACCGGTGCTCCACCGCGCCGCGTACCGCGAGCTCGGCCTCGCCGACTGGACCTACGACCGGTTCGAGATCGACGAGGCTGCGCTGGCCGGGTTCCTGGCGGGACTCGGACCCGAGTGGGCGGGGCTGTCACTGACCATGCCGCTCAAGCGGGCGGTCATCCCACTGCTCGACGCAGTCAATGACACCGCAGCCTCCGTGGAGGCCGTCAACACCGTGGTCTTCACCGAGGACGGCCGCCGCCTCGGCGACAACACCGACATCCCCGGCATCGTCGCCGCGCTGCACGAGCAGGGCGTCGACAAGGTGCCGGCCGCCGCGATCCTCGGCGCCGGCGCCACCGCCTCCTCCGCGCTGGCCGCACTCGCACGGATCTGCACCGGCGAGGTCACCGCGTACGTGCGCTCCCGCGCCCGGGCGGACGAGATGCGGCAGTGGGGCGAGCGGCTCGGTGTCGAGGTCCGCACGGCCGACTGGTCGCGGGCGGCCGAGGCACTGGCCGCCCCCCTGGTCATCGCCACCACCCCGGCCGGCGCCACGGACGAGCTGGCCCCCGCCGTGCCCGCCGCCCCCGGCACCCTGTTCGACGTCCTGTACGACCCCTGGCCCACCGCCCTCGCCGCCGTCTGGTCCGCCCGCGGCGGCGCACTGGTCGGCGGCCTCGACCTGCTCGTGCACCAGGCCGTCCTCCAGGTCGAGCAGATGACCGGCCGCGCTCCCGGCCCGCTCGCCGCCATGCGGGCCGCCGGTGAGCGGGCGCTCGCCGCGCGTTAG
- the nusB gene encoding transcription antitermination factor NusB produces the protein MAARSNARKRAFQILFEADQRGVPVREVLADWIRHARSDDRQPPVNAYTMDLVEGYADKVNRIDDLIVTYAVDWDLDRMPVVDRNIVRLGAYELIWVDETPDAVAIDEAVQLAKEFSTDESPSFVNGLLGRFKDLKPSLRRE, from the coding sequence GTGGCTGCCCGGAGCAACGCGCGAAAGCGCGCTTTCCAGATCCTCTTCGAGGCCGATCAGCGCGGTGTGCCCGTGCGCGAGGTCCTCGCGGACTGGATCCGCCACGCGCGGTCGGACGACCGGCAGCCGCCGGTCAACGCCTACACGATGGATCTCGTCGAGGGGTACGCCGACAAGGTGAACCGCATCGACGACCTGATCGTCACCTACGCCGTGGACTGGGACCTCGACCGCATGCCGGTCGTGGACCGGAACATCGTCCGTCTCGGCGCGTACGAGCTGATCTGGGTGGACGAGACCCCGGACGCCGTGGCGATCGACGAGGCCGTCCAACTGGCCAAGGAGTTCTCCACGGACGAGTCGCCCTCGTTCGTGAACGGGCTGCTGGGCCGGTTCAAGGACCTCAAGCCGAGCCTGCGCCGCGAGTAG